The Clostridiaceae bacterium HFYG-1003 genome includes a window with the following:
- a CDS encoding Tad domain-containing protein yields MKIVKKILKEEDGQALVLVALMMVVLIGFAAIAVDIGMVTWQKSNLQNAADAAALAGAMDLPNKTSAEDSALDLAGKNGIKATKIGIKKEGDTIQITTPYKGNSEVIEVICTRNVQYSFARILGLTDTDVTARAVAKKNPVWAGEALPFINLDDDYLSNPKIEAWEKTGPGDFESLWSGNNPPSEFHMFNLGKNDDHSQGYFTVDYEDGITIKKGTVADIKQEVGYVYEQNKPVYIFSLSSDVIKSGKYGKKTLDNKDVIPLSDLVLLQVTFDSYDYSGKTLFLTKTKVFDINNGEFPTDYLNSGTKGKSSLID; encoded by the coding sequence ATGAAGATTGTGAAAAAAATATTAAAGGAAGAGGATGGCCAGGCCTTAGTTCTGGTTGCTCTCATGATGGTAGTGCTCATAGGTTTTGCGGCGATTGCGGTGGACATCGGGATGGTAACCTGGCAAAAGTCCAATCTTCAGAATGCTGCCGATGCAGCTGCCCTGGCCGGAGCCATGGATCTGCCAAATAAAACTTCAGCAGAAGACAGCGCTCTTGATCTGGCAGGAAAAAATGGGATCAAGGCGACCAAGATCGGCATAAAAAAAGAGGGAGATACGATTCAGATTACGACGCCTTATAAAGGCAATTCAGAAGTCATAGAAGTGATCTGCACCAGAAATGTCCAATACTCCTTCGCCCGCATTCTGGGTCTTACAGACACCGATGTCACAGCCCGGGCCGTAGCGAAAAAGAATCCGGTATGGGCAGGCGAGGCCTTGCCCTTCATTAACCTGGACGATGATTATCTGAGCAATCCGAAGATTGAAGCCTGGGAAAAAACCGGTCCCGGCGACTTTGAAAGTTTATGGTCGGGTAACAATCCCCCCTCCGAATTTCATATGTTCAACCTGGGAAAAAATGATGATCACTCCCAAGGCTATTTTACCGTAGACTACGAAGATGGTATCACTATCAAGAAAGGAACCGTCGCTGATATTAAGCAGGAAGTTGGCTATGTATATGAGCAAAACAAGCCTGTCTATATTTTCAGCCTGTCCAGTGATGTCATCAAAAGCGGAAAATACGGGAAAAAAACTTTGGACAATAAAGATGTTATTCCACTGAGCGACCTTGTTCTTCTCCAGGTAACGTTCGACAGTTATGACTATTCGGGCAAGACCCTCTTCTTAACCAAAACGAAAGTCTTTGATATTAACAACGGTGAGTTTCCCACGGACTATCTGAACTCAGGCACCAAAGGCAAATCCAGCCTGATTGACTAG
- the rpoC gene encoding DNA-directed RNA polymerase subunit beta', whose amino-acid sequence MIELNNFDALQIGLASPDKIRDWSRGEVKKPETINYRTLKPERDGLFCERIFGPMKDWECHCGKYKRVRYKGIVCDRCGVEVTKAKVRRERMGHIELASPVSHIWYFKGIPSRMGLILDMSPRSLEKILYFANYVVLDPKGTGLAKKQLLSEKEYREAEDKYGYNSFVAQMGAEAVLKLLEAIDLEAQSEELSNDLKTATGQKKIRIIRRLEVIESFRKSGNRPEWMVISVIPVIPPDIRPMVQIDGGRFATSDLNDLYRRVINRNNRLKKLMDLRAPDIIVRNEKRMLQEAVDALIDNGRRGRPVTGPGNRPLKSLSDMLKGKQGRFRQNLLGKRVDYSGRSVIVVGPELKMYQCGLPKEMALELFKPFVMKKLVENGTSHNIKSAKRMVERVHPQVWDILEDVISDHPVLLNRAPTLHRLGIQAFQPILVDGRAIKLHPLVCTAYNADFDGDQMAVHVPLTMEAQAEARFLMLAAGNILKPSDGKPVSVPTQDMILGSYWLTMVREGSLGDGRFFKDKEEALMAYGTQQIHLQAPINVRMYREVDGEQKAAMIHTTVGKIIFNESIPQDLGFVDREDPATMFNLEIDFLVTKKNLGKIIDKCYLKYGPIETSKILDEIKSKGFHYSTQGAVTVAISDMVVPEAKHILLEEADQTIKKIESMYNRGLITDEERYQSVIDKWTKTTDGVAKALMKSLDKFNPIFMMADSGARGGESQIKQLAGMRGLMANPSGKTVEIPIRASFREGLDVLEFFISTHGARKGNADTALKTADSGYLTRRLVDVSQDVIVREDDCGTDEGIIIHDVKNGNEVIEGLQERLTGRFPAQDILHPKTGEVLVAKNEYINPHLAEEIVKSGVTEAKIRSVFTCQTRTGVCAKCYGMNMATAREINIGEAVGIIAAQSIGEPGTQLTMRTFHTGGVAGSDITQGLPRIEELFEARKPKGLALVSENGGTVRIEETKKKRIIYVTSEDGVETSYDIPFGSRIAVADGDVVNAGDELTEGSINPHDIMRIKGVDGVRRYILSEVQKVYRGQGVDINDKHLEVVVRQMTRKIKIADAGGTELLPGTLVDFFDFDEANRVAEENGLVPAQGEQVLLGITKASLATDSFLSAASFQETTRVLTDAAIKGKIDPLLGLKENVIIGKLIPAGTGMTRYRAIKLNTDDVVPVEEHVHAKPRELSEEDLLDFNEDDQE is encoded by the coding sequence TTGATAGAATTAAATAATTTTGATGCATTGCAAATCGGTTTGGCTTCTCCTGACAAGATCAGAGACTGGTCCCGCGGAGAAGTAAAAAAACCTGAAACGATCAACTACAGAACCCTCAAACCGGAACGGGATGGCCTGTTCTGCGAGAGGATCTTCGGACCCATGAAAGACTGGGAATGCCACTGCGGCAAGTACAAGCGAGTCCGCTACAAAGGCATCGTCTGCGACCGCTGCGGCGTGGAAGTCACCAAAGCCAAGGTTCGCCGGGAACGGATGGGCCACATCGAACTGGCATCACCCGTATCCCATATCTGGTACTTCAAGGGAATCCCGTCCCGGATGGGACTGATCCTGGACATGAGCCCACGCTCTCTGGAAAAGATCCTGTACTTCGCCAACTACGTCGTACTGGATCCCAAGGGCACCGGCCTGGCCAAGAAGCAGCTCCTGTCCGAGAAGGAATACCGCGAAGCGGAAGACAAGTACGGCTACAACTCCTTCGTTGCCCAGATGGGCGCTGAGGCTGTGCTCAAGCTCCTGGAAGCCATCGACCTGGAAGCTCAGTCGGAAGAACTGAGCAATGACCTCAAGACGGCGACCGGACAGAAGAAGATCCGGATCATCCGCCGCCTGGAAGTCATTGAATCCTTCCGCAAGTCCGGCAACCGGCCGGAGTGGATGGTCATTTCCGTAATTCCCGTGATCCCGCCGGATATCCGGCCCATGGTTCAGATCGACGGCGGCCGTTTCGCCACCTCCGACCTGAATGATCTCTACCGCCGCGTCATCAACCGCAACAACCGGCTGAAGAAGCTGATGGATCTGCGTGCTCCGGACATCATTGTCCGCAATGAAAAGCGCATGCTCCAGGAAGCGGTGGACGCTCTCATCGACAACGGCCGCCGCGGCCGTCCGGTGACCGGCCCCGGCAACCGTCCTCTCAAGTCCCTGTCCGATATGCTCAAGGGAAAACAGGGCCGTTTCCGGCAGAATCTGCTGGGAAAACGGGTTGACTACTCGGGCCGTTCGGTTATTGTCGTCGGACCGGAACTGAAAATGTACCAGTGCGGTCTCCCCAAGGAAATGGCACTGGAGCTGTTTAAGCCCTTCGTCATGAAGAAACTGGTGGAAAACGGCACCTCCCATAACATTAAGAGTGCCAAGCGCATGGTGGAGCGGGTTCACCCCCAGGTCTGGGACATCCTTGAGGATGTCATCTCCGATCATCCGGTCCTGCTGAACCGCGCCCCGACACTGCACCGCCTTGGTATCCAGGCCTTCCAGCCGATTCTGGTGGATGGACGCGCCATCAAGCTGCATCCACTGGTCTGTACGGCATACAACGCCGACTTTGACGGGGATCAGATGGCCGTTCACGTGCCGCTGACCATGGAAGCTCAGGCGGAAGCCCGCTTCCTGATGCTGGCAGCCGGAAACATCCTGAAGCCCTCCGATGGAAAACCGGTCTCCGTACCGACCCAGGATATGATCCTCGGTTCCTACTGGCTGACCATGGTCCGTGAGGGATCTCTCGGCGACGGTCGCTTCTTCAAGGATAAGGAAGAAGCCCTGATGGCTTACGGCACCCAGCAGATTCATCTGCAGGCGCCGATCAATGTCCGGATGTACCGGGAAGTGGATGGGGAGCAGAAGGCTGCCATGATCCACACCACTGTGGGCAAGATCATCTTCAATGAATCCATTCCCCAGGATCTGGGCTTTGTGGACCGGGAAGATCCCGCCACCATGTTCAACCTGGAAATTGACTTTCTGGTCACCAAGAAGAACCTGGGCAAGATCATCGATAAATGCTACCTCAAATACGGTCCCATCGAGACCTCCAAGATCCTCGATGAGATCAAGAGTAAGGGATTCCATTACTCCACGCAGGGCGCGGTCACCGTTGCCATCTCCGACATGGTGGTTCCCGAAGCCAAACACATCCTGCTGGAAGAAGCTGATCAGACCATCAAGAAGATTGAGTCCATGTACAACCGCGGGCTCATCACCGATGAGGAACGCTATCAGTCCGTCATCGACAAGTGGACCAAAACCACCGATGGCGTGGCCAAAGCCCTGATGAAGTCTCTGGATAAGTTCAATCCCATCTTCATGATGGCGGACTCCGGAGCCCGAGGCGGCGAATCCCAGATCAAGCAGCTCGCCGGTATGCGCGGCCTGATGGCCAACCCGTCCGGTAAGACCGTTGAAATTCCGATCCGGGCCTCCTTCCGTGAAGGGTTGGACGTGCTGGAGTTCTTCATCTCAACCCACGGCGCCAGAAAGGGTAATGCCGATACCGCTCTGAAAACGGCGGATTCCGGTTACCTGACCCGTCGTCTGGTTGACGTATCCCAGGATGTTATCGTCCGCGAGGATGACTGCGGCACCGACGAAGGCATCATCATTCATGATGTCAAGAACGGCAACGAAGTCATCGAAGGACTGCAGGAACGTCTCACCGGCCGGTTCCCGGCCCAGGACATCCTGCATCCCAAGACCGGCGAAGTCCTGGTTGCCAAGAATGAATACATCAATCCCCATCTGGCCGAAGAAATCGTCAAGAGCGGCGTGACCGAAGCCAAGATCCGCTCCGTCTTTACCTGCCAGACCCGGACCGGTGTCTGCGCCAAGTGCTACGGCATGAACATGGCTACTGCCCGTGAGATCAACATCGGAGAAGCGGTCGGCATCATTGCCGCCCAGTCCATCGGTGAACCGGGTACCCAGCTGACGATGCGTACGTTCCATACCGGCGGTGTCGCCGGATCCGATATTACTCAGGGTCTCCCCCGTATCGAAGAACTCTTCGAAGCCCGCAAGCCGAAAGGTCTGGCGCTGGTTTCCGAGAATGGCGGTACGGTGCGCATTGAAGAGACCAAGAAGAAACGGATCATCTATGTCACCTCCGAGGACGGCGTGGAAACCAGCTACGACATTCCGTTCGGCTCCCGCATTGCGGTCGCTGACGGCGATGTGGTCAACGCCGGTGACGAACTCACCGAAGGTTCCATCAATCCTCATGACATCATGCGGATCAAGGGAGTCGACGGGGTTCGCCGCTACATCCTCTCCGAAGTTCAGAAAGTTTACCGCGGACAGGGTGTTGATATCAATGACAAGCATCTGGAAGTCGTTGTCCGTCAGATGACGCGCAAGATCAAGATCGCCGATGCCGGCGGTACCGAACTGCTTCCCGGAACTCTGGTAGACTTCTTCGATTTTGATGAAGCCAACCGGGTTGCCGAAGAAAACGGTCTGGTTCCGGCTCAGGGCGAACAGGTCCTGCTCGGAATCACCAAGGCCTCCCTGGCCACGGATTCCTTCCTGTCGGCCGCTTCCTTCCAGGAAACGACCCGCGTCCTCACCGACGCCGCCATCAAGGGCAAGATCGATCCGCTGCTGGGTCTGAAGGAAAATGTCATCATTGGTAAGCTGATTCCGGCCGGAACGGGCATGACCCGCTACCGCGCCATCAAGCTGAACACCGATGACGTGGTACCGGTGGAAGAACATGTCCATGCCAAACCGCGTGAACTGTCGGAGGAAGATCTGCTCGACTTCAATGAGGACGACCAGGAGTAA
- the fusA gene encoding elongation factor G produces the protein MAREYPLDKFRNIGIMAHIDAGKTTTTERILFYTGKTHKLGETHSGESQMDWMAQEKERGITITSAATTCYWKGHQINIIDTPGHVDFTIEVERSLRVLDGTVTVLDAKSGVEPQTETVWRQADRYGVPRIVYINKMDATGADFYKSIDTIYDRLKANAVAIQLPVGAEDKFRGIIDLIEMEAKIHLDDLGKEIEVGPVPAEYMEKAQEYRGKLLEACADFDEAIMEKYLEGEEVSIEEIKRAIRKGVVANGLIPVICGSSYKNKGVQEMVDAVVDYLPSPIDIPAVSGTDEDGEPTTRDTSDEAPMSALAFKIATDPFVGRLAFTRIYSGVMVSGSYVKNSTKNKRERIGRLVKMHANHRQEVEELRAGDIGAIVGLKDTTTGDTLCDESNPVVLESMNFPEPVINIAIEPKTKASQEKMGIALSKLSEEDPTFRTYTDHETGQTIIAGMGELHLDIMVDRLMREFKVECNIGAPQVAYKETIRNAVTAEGKYVRQSGGKGQYGHAVIELFPKEGDYSFENATVGGSVPKEFVSPIDAGIKEASATGILAGYPTINFGVRLVDGSYHDVDSSEMAFKIAGSMAFKNAMAKANPVIMEPMMKVEVIVPEEYMGDVIGDMNSRRGRIEGMDDRAGAKVVKGFVPLSEMFGYATALRSRTQGRGVYTMEFDHYEDAPKNVQEQIIGKRAKKDS, from the coding sequence GTGGCTAGAGAATACCCATTAGATAAGTTCCGTAATATCGGAATCATGGCTCATATTGACGCCGGAAAGACCACTACGACGGAACGAATCCTGTTCTATACAGGAAAAACTCATAAATTAGGTGAAACACATTCAGGTGAGTCCCAGATGGACTGGATGGCACAGGAAAAAGAAAGAGGGATCACTATCACCTCCGCTGCCACCACTTGCTACTGGAAGGGCCATCAGATCAATATCATCGACACCCCGGGACACGTGGACTTCACCATTGAAGTTGAGCGTTCCCTGCGTGTTCTGGACGGTACCGTAACCGTTCTGGACGCCAAGTCAGGCGTTGAGCCCCAGACAGAAACTGTCTGGCGCCAGGCTGACCGCTACGGCGTTCCCCGGATCGTATACATCAACAAGATGGATGCGACCGGAGCTGACTTCTACAAGTCCATCGATACCATCTACGACCGTCTGAAAGCCAATGCCGTAGCGATCCAGCTGCCGGTGGGAGCAGAAGACAAGTTCAGAGGGATCATCGACCTCATTGAAATGGAAGCTAAGATCCATCTCGATGACCTGGGCAAAGAGATCGAAGTCGGTCCCGTGCCGGCTGAATACATGGAAAAAGCTCAGGAATACAGAGGCAAACTGCTGGAAGCCTGTGCTGATTTCGATGAAGCCATCATGGAAAAATACCTGGAAGGCGAAGAAGTTTCCATTGAGGAAATCAAGCGCGCCATCCGTAAGGGTGTTGTTGCCAATGGACTGATCCCGGTTATCTGCGGATCATCCTACAAAAACAAGGGTGTTCAGGAAATGGTTGACGCCGTTGTCGACTACCTGCCGTCCCCCATCGACATTCCGGCTGTTTCCGGAACCGATGAAGACGGTGAGCCGACCACACGTGATACGTCGGACGAAGCTCCGATGTCCGCTCTGGCGTTCAAAATCGCAACCGACCCCTTCGTAGGCCGCCTCGCCTTCACCCGGATTTACTCCGGCGTTATGGTCAGCGGATCCTATGTCAAGAACTCTACCAAGAACAAGCGGGAGCGCATCGGCCGTCTGGTTAAGATGCACGCCAACCACCGTCAGGAAGTTGAAGAACTCAGAGCCGGTGATATCGGGGCGATCGTAGGACTCAAGGACACCACCACTGGAGACACGCTGTGCGATGAATCCAACCCGGTTGTCCTGGAATCCATGAACTTCCCGGAACCCGTTATCAATATCGCCATTGAACCCAAGACCAAGGCATCCCAGGAAAAAATGGGTATTGCCCTGTCCAAGCTGTCTGAAGAAGATCCGACTTTCCGGACCTACACCGATCATGAGACCGGTCAGACAATCATCGCCGGTATGGGTGAACTTCACCTCGACATCATGGTCGACCGTCTGATGCGGGAATTCAAAGTCGAATGCAATATCGGCGCGCCGCAGGTTGCCTACAAGGAAACCATCCGCAACGCCGTCACGGCAGAAGGTAAGTATGTTCGTCAGTCCGGTGGTAAGGGTCAGTACGGTCATGCCGTTATTGAACTGTTCCCCAAGGAAGGCGACTACAGCTTTGAAAATGCAACCGTGGGCGGATCCGTTCCCAAGGAATTCGTTTCCCCCATCGATGCAGGTATCAAGGAAGCTTCAGCGACTGGTATCCTGGCTGGCTACCCGACGATCAACTTCGGTGTTCGTCTGGTCGACGGTTCCTACCACGATGTTGACTCCTCTGAAATGGCGTTTAAGATTGCCGGTTCTATGGCGTTCAAGAACGCAATGGCCAAAGCCAACCCTGTCATCATGGAACCCATGATGAAGGTTGAAGTCATCGTTCCGGAAGAATATATGGGCGATGTCATCGGCGACATGAACTCACGCCGCGGAAGAATTGAAGGCATGGATGACCGTGCCGGTGCTAAGGTCGTTAAGGGCTTTGTACCGCTGTCAGAAATGTTCGGATATGCTACTGCGCTGCGTTCACGGACCCAGGGCCGTGGTGTCTACACCATGGAATTTGACCATTATGAGGATGCTCCGAAGAATGTTCAGGAGCAGATCATCGGCAAGCGGGCCAAAAAAGACTCTTAA
- the tuf gene encoding elongation factor Tu, whose product MGKAKFERTKPHVNIGTIGHVDHGKTTLTAAITTVLSKKGYANATKYDEIDKAPEEKERGITINTAHVEYETDNRHYAHVDCPGHADYVKNMITGAAQMDGAILVVSAADGVMPQTREHILLASRVGVNYIVVFLNKADMVDDPELLELVEMEVRDILNDYDFPGDDTPIIAGSALEALNNPEDPEKIKPILDLMDAVDSYIPTPERATDKPFLMPVEDVFTITGRGTVATGRVESGILKVGDELEIVGLKEEKTKTVCTGVEMFRKLLDQAQAGDNIGALLRGVQRADIERGQVLAKPNSVKPHRKFVGQVYVLKKEEGGRHTPFFDGYRPQFYFRTTDVTGSIKLPDGMEMVMPGDHIDMNVELITPVAMDEGLRFAIREGGRTVGSGVVTTIKE is encoded by the coding sequence ATGGGAAAAGCGAAATTTGAAAGAACCAAACCCCATGTTAACATTGGAACCATTGGTCACGTTGACCATGGCAAGACCACTTTGACCGCGGCCATCACGACCGTTCTGTCCAAGAAGGGATACGCCAATGCTACCAAGTATGACGAAATAGATAAGGCACCGGAAGAAAAAGAAAGAGGAATCACGATCAACACCGCCCACGTTGAGTATGAGACGGACAACCGTCACTACGCACACGTTGACTGCCCCGGACATGCTGACTATGTCAAGAACATGATCACCGGAGCGGCTCAGATGGACGGAGCGATCCTGGTTGTTTCCGCCGCTGACGGAGTTATGCCCCAGACCAGAGAGCACATCCTGCTCGCTTCCCGTGTAGGCGTTAACTACATCGTTGTTTTCCTGAACAAGGCAGACATGGTAGATGACCCGGAACTGCTGGAACTGGTAGAAATGGAAGTTCGCGATATCCTCAACGACTACGATTTCCCGGGAGATGACACACCGATCATCGCCGGCTCCGCTCTGGAAGCTCTGAACAATCCGGAAGATCCGGAAAAGATCAAGCCGATCCTGGATCTGATGGACGCTGTTGACAGCTACATCCCGACCCCGGAAAGAGCAACCGACAAGCCGTTCCTGATGCCGGTAGAAGACGTGTTCACGATCACAGGTCGTGGAACCGTAGCCACCGGAAGAGTGGAAAGCGGAATCCTGAAAGTTGGCGATGAACTTGAAATCGTTGGACTTAAGGAAGAGAAGACAAAGACCGTCTGCACCGGCGTAGAAATGTTCCGTAAGCTGCTGGATCAGGCTCAGGCCGGAGACAACATCGGAGCCCTGCTCAGAGGCGTACAGAGAGCTGACATCGAAAGAGGTCAGGTTCTGGCGAAGCCGAACAGCGTGAAGCCGCACAGAAAATTTGTTGGACAGGTATACGTACTGAAGAAGGAAGAAGGCGGACGCCACACCCCGTTCTTTGACGGATACCGGCCGCAGTTCTACTTCCGTACAACGGACGTAACAGGATCCATCAAATTGCCGGACGGCATGGAAATGGTTATGCCTGGGGATCATATCGACATGAACGTTGAGCTGATCACACCGGTAGCTATGGACGAAGGACTCCGTTTCGCGATTCGTGAAGGCGGCAGAACCGTAGGTTCAGGCGTCGTAACCACGATCAAGGAATAA
- the rpsL gene encoding 30S ribosomal protein S12 has protein sequence MPTINQLVRKGRETVNYKSKSPALQSNPQRRGVCTVVKTQTPKKPNSALRKVARVRLTNGYEVTAYIGGEGHNLQEHSVVLIRGGRVRDLPGVRYHIIRGTLDCAGVNNRLQSRSKYGAKRPKKK, from the coding sequence ATGCCAACCATTAACCAATTGGTCAGGAAGGGAAGAGAGACTGTTAATTACAAATCCAAGTCACCTGCTCTTCAGTCAAATCCCCAGAGAAGAGGTGTTTGCACCGTCGTTAAGACACAGACACCAAAGAAGCCGAACTCCGCTTTGAGAAAAGTAGCCAGAGTACGTCTGACGAACGGATATGAAGTCACAGCTTATATCGGTGGAGAAGGACACAATCTGCAGGAACACTCAGTTGTTCTTATCAGAGGCGGAAGAGTTAGGGACTTGCCGGGTGTAAGATACCACATCATCAGAGGTACCTTAGACTGCGCAGGAGTAAACAACAGATTACAGTCCAGATCAAAATACGGAGCAAAGAGACCTAAGAAAAAATAG
- the rpsG gene encoding 30S ribosomal protein S7 has translation MPRKGFIAKREVLPDPLYNSVVVSKLINNVMEKGKKGVAQKIVYGAFELIQQKSGKDPVEVFETAMSNIMPQLEVKARRVGGSNYQVPIEVRPERRQTLGIRWLLVAVDKRNEKYARERLANELLDAANGTGAAVKKREDTHKMAEANKAFAHFRY, from the coding sequence ATGCCAAGAAAAGGATTTATAGCAAAAAGAGAGGTCCTGCCGGATCCCCTTTACAACTCAGTGGTCGTTTCCAAGCTGATCAACAACGTGATGGAAAAAGGCAAGAAGGGCGTAGCCCAGAAGATCGTTTACGGAGCCTTTGAGCTCATCCAGCAGAAGTCCGGCAAGGACCCTGTGGAAGTATTCGAGACTGCCATGAGCAACATCATGCCGCAGCTGGAAGTCAAAGCCAGACGAGTTGGCGGTTCCAACTACCAGGTCCCCATTGAAGTACGTCCGGAAAGACGTCAGACGCTGGGAATTCGGTGGTTGCTCGTAGCTGTGGATAAGAGAAACGAAAAGTATGCCAGAGAACGGCTTGCCAACGAACTCCTCGATGCCGCCAACGGAACCGGAGCAGCAGTCAAGAAAAGAGAAGACACACACAAGATGGCTGAAGCCAACAAGGCTTTTGCGCACTTCAGATACTAA